In a single window of the Halobaculum lipolyticum genome:
- a CDS encoding YcaO-like family protein, with protein sequence MDIAIVAPDPAVDPIRGAFADVDANVMEVEAGLLDGFDAAVVVATTGDDAFRTATRLVDDWVAVEVGGVGGRPIEGLDAAVSVFSAETGCYDCLRDRVRANVPETNASPQGTRSAVRFAGALAGRRAIRHLSGDPVAGTVVDVDGPERTFLPSPGCDCGAAPSGFELRERADPVSLGDAVDRMDRAVDDRLGAVTEVGERESFPAPYYVARTTDTATFADVRCAEFAAGVAEGWDAAYAKAVGEALERYCAGTYRRSAFRSAPTDGVVDAVPVDRFVRPSDAEPPAGDEHLPWIAGVDLRTRESASLPAEFVVFPPPAERFAPSITTGLGLGNSTAEAVLSGLYETVERDASMLAWYSTFEPMGLSVDDEAFDALRRRASAEELSVTTLLLTQDVDVPVVGVAVHRDADDGEWPRFAMGSAADLDAAAAARGALAEALQNWMELRAMGPEQASGEQGAIGAYADFPERVREFVSPEVTLPAADVTDDDAAALSGVDEVEAVLGRLADAGLDAYAARVTTRDVAALGFETVRVLVPEAQPLFTGEPFFGERLETVSASMGFEPKPASAYHPFP encoded by the coding sequence ATGGACATCGCCATCGTCGCCCCCGACCCCGCGGTCGACCCGATCCGGGGCGCCTTCGCCGACGTGGACGCGAACGTGATGGAGGTCGAGGCGGGGCTGCTCGACGGCTTCGACGCCGCGGTCGTCGTCGCGACGACCGGCGACGACGCGTTCCGGACGGCGACGCGGCTCGTCGACGACTGGGTCGCCGTCGAAGTCGGCGGCGTCGGCGGCCGGCCGATCGAGGGACTCGACGCCGCCGTCTCCGTCTTCTCGGCCGAGACGGGCTGTTACGACTGCCTGCGCGACCGAGTGCGGGCGAACGTTCCGGAGACAAACGCCTCGCCGCAGGGGACCCGGAGCGCGGTACGGTTCGCGGGCGCGCTCGCCGGACGACGGGCGATCCGCCACCTCTCGGGGGACCCCGTCGCGGGCACCGTCGTCGACGTCGACGGGCCGGAGCGGACGTTCCTGCCGTCGCCGGGGTGTGACTGCGGCGCGGCGCCCTCGGGGTTCGAACTCCGCGAACGGGCGGACCCGGTCTCGCTCGGCGACGCCGTCGACCGGATGGACCGCGCGGTCGACGACCGACTCGGGGCGGTGACGGAGGTCGGCGAACGCGAGTCGTTCCCGGCGCCGTACTACGTCGCGCGGACGACCGACACCGCGACGTTCGCGGACGTGCGCTGTGCGGAGTTCGCCGCCGGCGTCGCCGAGGGGTGGGACGCCGCCTACGCGAAGGCGGTCGGCGAGGCGCTGGAGCGCTACTGCGCCGGCACGTACCGCCGGTCGGCGTTCCGCTCGGCGCCGACCGACGGCGTCGTCGACGCGGTTCCCGTCGACCGGTTCGTCCGGCCGTCGGACGCGGAGCCTCCCGCCGGCGACGAGCACCTCCCGTGGATCGCCGGCGTGGACCTGCGGACGCGGGAGTCCGCATCGCTGCCGGCGGAGTTCGTCGTGTTCCCACCGCCCGCCGAACGGTTCGCGCCGTCGATCACCACCGGACTGGGGCTGGGCAACTCGACCGCGGAGGCGGTGCTGTCGGGGCTGTACGAGACGGTCGAGCGCGACGCGTCGATGCTGGCGTGGTACTCCACGTTCGAGCCGATGGGACTGTCCGTCGACGACGAGGCGTTCGACGCGCTCCGGCGACGGGCGAGCGCCGAGGAGCTGTCCGTGACGACGCTGTTGCTCACGCAGGACGTGGACGTGCCGGTCGTCGGTGTCGCCGTCCACCGCGACGCCGACGACGGCGAGTGGCCGCGGTTCGCGATGGGGTCGGCGGCGGACCTGGACGCCGCCGCCGCGGCCCGCGGCGCGCTCGCGGAGGCGTTGCAGAACTGGATGGAGCTGCGCGCGATGGGGCCCGAGCAGGCGAGCGGCGAGCAGGGCGCCATCGGCGCGTACGCCGACTTCCCCGAGCGGGTCCGCGAGTTCGTCTCGCCCGAGGTGACGCTCCCGGCGGCGGACGTCACCGACGACGACGCGGCCGCGCTGTCGGGGGTCGACGAGGTCGAGGCGGTGCTCGGCCGGCTCGCCGACGCCGGACTCGACGCCTACGCCGCGCGCGTGACCACCCGCGACGTGGCCGCGCTCGGCTTCGAGACCGTCCGGGTGCTCGTCCCGGAGGCGCAGCCGCTGTTCACCGGCGAGCCGTTCTTCGGCGAGCGCCTGGAGACGGTGTCGGCGTCGATGGGGTTCGAACCGAAGCCGGCGTCGGCGTACCACCCGTTCCCGTAG
- the tbsP gene encoding transcriptional regulator TbsP, with protein MTANLLEGSMNDLLRSLFDRSTGEFVVVNPTESVIESLVDIGSGYEGDLPTLHVLADDRLLKDVMDDFLVAADAADLIDAGHVTLRELVGDADNTLVVGEDELYAIVDADEHVAALAADDDAFIADAYETYRRRWEDAPEFNLRTPALSRIRATLDEDIGEDVRADFDSVLASLETARGDGEGLDEVTISLLVAAKNDVLLYDISKWGEDVGIASKATFSRTKTRLEDLGLIDTEKVPIDVGRPRLRLKLGDDRLRAADGDELASVAYRMLN; from the coding sequence ATGACCGCGAATCTGCTCGAAGGATCGATGAACGATCTCCTCCGCTCGTTGTTCGACCGGTCGACCGGGGAGTTCGTCGTCGTGAACCCCACCGAGTCGGTGATCGAGTCGCTGGTCGACATCGGCTCGGGGTACGAGGGCGACCTGCCGACGCTGCACGTGCTCGCCGACGACCGCCTCTTGAAGGACGTGATGGACGACTTCCTGGTCGCCGCCGACGCGGCCGACCTGATCGACGCCGGCCACGTGACCCTGCGCGAACTCGTCGGCGACGCCGACAACACGCTCGTCGTCGGCGAGGACGAACTGTACGCGATCGTCGACGCCGACGAGCACGTCGCCGCGCTCGCGGCCGACGACGACGCGTTCATCGCCGACGCCTACGAGACGTACCGCCGCCGCTGGGAGGACGCCCCCGAGTTCAACCTCCGTACGCCGGCGCTGTCGCGCATCCGCGCGACGCTCGACGAGGACATCGGGGAGGACGTCCGCGCCGACTTCGACAGCGTGCTCGCCTCGCTCGAGACCGCCCGCGGCGACGGCGAGGGGCTGGACGAGGTGACCATCTCGCTGCTCGTGGCCGCCAAGAACGACGTGCTGCTGTACGACATCAGCAAGTGGGGCGAGGACGTGGGCATCGCCTCGAAGGCGACGTTCTCGCGGACGAAGACCCGACTGGAGGACCTCGGTCTCATCGACACCGAGAAGGTGCCGATCGACGTCGGCCGTCCGCGCCTGCGCCTCAAACTGGGCGACGACCGACTGCGCGCCGCCGACGGCGACGAACTGGCGAGCGTCGCCTACCGGATGCTGAACTGA
- the glyA gene encoding serine hydroxymethyltransferase translates to MEYPAVRETDPAVADALEGEVDRQRDTLAMIASENHVSEAVLEAQGSALTNKYAEGYPGKRYYAGCEFADDVEELAIERAKELWGAEHVNVQPHSGTQANMAVYLATLDPGDKILSLELEHGGHLSHGHPANFTGQLFEVEQYGVDTETGYIDYEALAEQAAEYEPDIVVSGFSAYPREVEWERIQDVADDVDAYHLADIAHITGLVAAGVHESPVGVADFVTGSTHKTIRAGRGGIVMCGEEHASDIDSAVFPGGQGGPLMHNIAGKAVGFGEALEPEFGEYAQQVIDNAEALAESFADNGLEVVSGGTDTHLVLVDLRESHPDTTGGDAEDALADAGIVLNANTVPGETRSAFDPSGIRAGTPALTTRGFDEADCREVGDLIYRVVDDVEDDDVIAEVRERVSELTDENPLYE, encoded by the coding sequence ATGGAGTACCCGGCAGTCCGCGAGACCGACCCGGCCGTCGCCGACGCCCTCGAGGGCGAGGTCGACCGTCAGCGGGACACCCTGGCGATGATCGCCTCCGAGAACCACGTCTCCGAAGCCGTCCTCGAAGCGCAAGGGAGCGCCCTCACCAACAAGTACGCCGAGGGCTACCCCGGCAAGCGCTACTACGCCGGCTGCGAGTTCGCCGACGACGTGGAGGAGCTCGCCATCGAGCGCGCCAAGGAGCTGTGGGGCGCCGAGCACGTCAACGTCCAGCCGCACTCCGGCACGCAGGCCAACATGGCCGTCTACCTCGCGACGCTCGACCCCGGCGACAAGATCCTGTCGCTCGAACTCGAACACGGCGGCCACCTCAGCCACGGCCACCCCGCGAACTTCACCGGCCAGCTGTTCGAGGTCGAGCAGTACGGCGTCGACACGGAGACGGGGTACATCGACTACGAGGCGCTCGCCGAGCAAGCGGCCGAGTACGAGCCGGACATCGTCGTCTCGGGCTTCTCGGCGTACCCGCGCGAGGTCGAGTGGGAGCGCATCCAAGATGTCGCCGACGACGTGGACGCGTACCACCTCGCAGACATCGCCCACATCACGGGCCTCGTCGCCGCCGGCGTCCACGAGTCGCCGGTCGGCGTCGCGGACTTCGTCACCGGCTCGACCCACAAGACGATCCGCGCGGGCCGCGGCGGCATCGTCATGTGCGGCGAGGAGCACGCCTCCGACATCGACTCGGCGGTGTTCCCCGGCGGGCAGGGCGGCCCCCTCATGCACAACATCGCGGGCAAGGCCGTCGGCTTCGGCGAGGCGCTCGAACCCGAGTTCGGCGAGTACGCTCAGCAGGTGATCGACAACGCCGAGGCGCTCGCCGAGTCGTTCGCGGACAACGGGCTGGAGGTCGTCTCCGGCGGCACCGACACCCACCTCGTGCTCGTGGACCTGCGCGAGTCCCACCCCGACACGACCGGCGGCGACGCCGAGGACGCCCTCGCCGACGCCGGCATCGTCCTCAACGCCAACACCGTCCCCGGCGAGACGCGCTCGGCGTTCGACCCCTCGGGCATCCGCGCCGGCACCCCCGCCCTGACCACCCGCGGCTTCGACGAGGCCGACTGCCGCGAGGTCGGCGACCTCATCTACCGCGTCGTCGACGACGTCGAGGACGACGACGTGATCGCCGAGGTCCGCGAGCGCGTCTCGGAACTGACCGACGAGAACCCGCTGTACGAGTAA
- a CDS encoding tetrahydrofolate dehydrogenase/cyclohydrolase catalytic domain-containing protein produces MTDIDGNAVAAEIRSGVADCVDTLTDAGVEPALATVLMSDDPASETYVSMKQNDCEEVGMRGVHVDVDDDAPAQELYDTIDDLNADDSIHGILVQMPVVDQVDTRRVLRSVDPAKDVDGFHPENVGRLVAGNPRFKPCTPHGIQRLLASADVDPEGKEAVVIGRSDIVGKPMANLLFGRAEGGNATTTVCHSRTDDLAAHTRRADIVVAAAGVPEMVTADMISEGATVIDVGINRVERDGESTLVGDVDYDDVAGKAGAITPVPGGVGPMTRAMLLYNTVKAASEQHDVDIDLP; encoded by the coding sequence ATGACCGACATCGACGGCAACGCCGTCGCCGCCGAGATCCGATCCGGCGTGGCCGACTGCGTGGACACGCTGACCGACGCGGGCGTCGAACCGGCGCTCGCGACCGTGTTGATGAGCGACGACCCCGCCAGCGAGACGTACGTCTCGATGAAGCAGAACGACTGCGAGGAGGTCGGGATGCGCGGCGTCCACGTCGACGTCGACGACGACGCGCCCGCGCAGGAACTGTACGACACCATCGACGACCTCAACGCCGACGACTCGATCCACGGCATCCTCGTCCAGATGCCCGTCGTCGACCAGGTCGACACGCGCCGCGTGCTCCGCTCGGTCGACCCCGCGAAGGACGTCGACGGCTTCCACCCGGAGAACGTCGGCCGCCTCGTCGCCGGCAACCCCCGGTTCAAGCCCTGCACGCCCCACGGCATCCAGCGCCTGCTGGCGTCGGCCGACGTGGATCCGGAGGGGAAGGAGGCGGTCGTGATCGGCCGCTCGGACATCGTCGGCAAGCCGATGGCGAACCTCCTGTTCGGCCGCGCCGAGGGCGGCAACGCGACGACGACCGTCTGCCACTCGCGTACCGACGACCTCGCCGCCCACACCCGTCGCGCGGACATCGTCGTCGCCGCCGCGGGCGTCCCGGAGATGGTCACCGCCGACATGATCTCCGAGGGCGCGACGGTCATCGACGTCGGCATCAACCGCGTCGAGCGCGACGGCGAGTCGACGCTCGTCGGCGACGTCGACTACGACGACGTGGCCGGGAAGGCGGGCGCGATCACGCCAGTTCCCGGCGGCGTCGGTCCGATGACCCGCGCGATGCTGCTGTACAACACGGTGAAGGCGGCGAGCGAGCAGCACGACGTGGACATCGACCTGCCCTGA
- a CDS encoding methyltransferase domain-containing protein, with amino-acid sequence MSAEDGAHGDEYDLAAARAEEAAYRTEGAAERRRFVRETLTPTPGEAVVSVGAGPGFEPLELAESVGSTGRVVGVDRSRPMTRLARERLSGVSNAAVVAGDATALPLPDGVADAATAVQVLQYLASPRAALAEIRRVLHPSGRAVVFLVDWDTFPVRGTDQSRTERVLTAWRDHCRHPTLGSRLREPASAAGLAVRSVEPYAVAADEPTDGTFAGHLLDFVAEFAADHGTVDAAEATRWREDLAAATDRGEAFVGLTGYCHLLAPASAR; translated from the coding sequence ATGTCCGCCGAGGACGGAGCACACGGCGACGAGTACGACCTGGCGGCGGCCCGAGCCGAGGAGGCAGCCTACCGGACCGAGGGCGCGGCCGAGCGCCGACGGTTCGTCCGCGAGACGCTGACGCCGACGCCCGGGGAGGCGGTCGTCTCCGTCGGTGCCGGTCCGGGGTTCGAGCCGCTGGAACTGGCCGAGTCGGTCGGTTCGACGGGACGCGTCGTGGGGGTCGACCGCTCGCGGCCGATGACACGGCTCGCCCGGGAGCGTCTGTCGGGCGTCTCGAACGCGGCGGTCGTCGCGGGCGACGCCACCGCGCTGCCGCTCCCCGACGGCGTGGCCGACGCCGCGACGGCGGTGCAGGTGCTCCAGTACCTCGCGTCGCCGCGCGCGGCCCTCGCGGAGATCCGGCGGGTGCTCCACCCTTCGGGCCGGGCCGTCGTCTTTCTCGTCGACTGGGACACCTTCCCCGTCCGCGGCACCGACCAGTCGCGGACGGAGCGGGTGCTGACCGCGTGGCGGGACCACTGCCGGCACCCGACGCTCGGGTCCCGACTGCGGGAGCCGGCGTCGGCCGCGGGACTGGCGGTCCGATCGGTCGAGCCGTACGCGGTCGCCGCCGACGAACCGACCGACGGCACCTTCGCGGGCCACCTGCTGGACTTCGTCGCAGAGTTCGCCGCCGACCACGGGACGGTCGACGCGGCGGAGGCGACCCGCTGGCGCGAGGACCTCGCGGCGGCGACCGACCGGGGCGAGGCCTTCGTGGGTCTCACCGGCTACTGTCACCTGCTGGCACCGGCGTCCGCTCGGTGA
- a CDS encoding DUF7117 family protein translates to MEVRGERECTDCGTRWSYFETGSVACPDCGSLRSVGTGERRRHTDTPAELDLDGVLVRLDDTPLADLVDEIKDACRTYLRKRGFVRGGDLVPLDDAYLAAAELKHAADVYGRIAGPGGGRADATMAGRGPEGTSPGVTDDEEWYVTSLLRAADTGERPAAHEVPPRMAEARGLAAAEAVLAYRQDVATYLDDHPDSEARRTLGALRDRAKRLEALGGDVDPAEADALVDAAVELGRYLISEDLDALATARETLRREF, encoded by the coding sequence ATGGAAGTCCGCGGCGAGCGCGAGTGTACGGACTGCGGGACGCGGTGGTCCTACTTCGAGACCGGCAGCGTCGCCTGTCCCGACTGCGGGAGCCTCCGGAGCGTCGGCACCGGCGAGCGCCGCCGTCACACGGACACGCCGGCCGAGTTGGATCTCGACGGGGTGCTCGTCCGGCTCGACGACACGCCGCTGGCGGACTTGGTCGACGAGATCAAAGACGCCTGTCGCACGTACCTCCGCAAGCGCGGGTTCGTCCGCGGCGGCGACCTCGTCCCCCTCGACGACGCGTACCTCGCGGCGGCGGAGTTGAAACACGCCGCGGACGTGTACGGCCGCATCGCCGGTCCCGGCGGCGGCCGCGCGGACGCGACGATGGCCGGGCGCGGACCCGAGGGGACCAGTCCCGGCGTCACCGACGACGAGGAGTGGTACGTGACGAGCCTGCTCCGGGCGGCCGACACGGGCGAACGGCCCGCCGCCCACGAGGTCCCGCCGCGGATGGCCGAAGCGCGGGGGCTCGCCGCCGCGGAGGCGGTGCTGGCGTACCGGCAGGACGTCGCGACGTACCTCGACGACCACCCCGACTCCGAGGCGCGGCGGACTCTCGGCGCTCTCCGCGACCGCGCCAAGCGGTTGGAGGCGCTGGGGGGCGACGTCGACCCCGCGGAGGCGGACGCGCTCGTCGACGCGGCCGTCGAGTTGGGGAGGTACCTCATCTCGGAGGACCTCGACGCGCTGGCGACGGCCCGGGAGACGCTGCGCCGGGAGTTCTGA
- a CDS encoding adenylyltransferase/cytidyltransferase family protein has translation MSEREDGAATDADQRPDGEPRVALAQGTFDILHPGHLHYLQEAAAHGDELHVIVARRDNVTHKPKPVCPDRQRRDMVAALSVVDEAHLGHPEDFFVPVRDIDPDVIVLGFDQHHDEASIADALAAEGIDAEVTRATGRDPGYDGELLSTGDIIDRLIAQRG, from the coding sequence ATGAGTGAAAGGGAGGACGGCGCCGCGACCGACGCGGACCAGCGACCCGACGGGGAGCCGCGCGTCGCGCTCGCGCAGGGCACCTTCGACATCCTCCACCCGGGCCACCTCCACTACCTGCAGGAGGCGGCCGCCCACGGCGACGAACTCCACGTCATCGTCGCCCGCCGCGACAACGTCACTCACAAGCCGAAGCCGGTGTGCCCCGACCGGCAGCGACGCGACATGGTCGCGGCGCTCTCGGTCGTCGACGAGGCACACCTCGGCCACCCGGAGGACTTCTTCGTCCCCGTCCGCGACATCGACCCGGACGTGATCGTGCTCGGCTTCGACCAACACCACGACGAGGCGTCGATCGCGGACGCCCTCGCCGCCGAAGGCATCGACGCGGAGGTGACCCGCGCGACCGGTCGCGACCCCGGCTACGACGGCGAACTCCTCTCGACGGGCGACATCATCGACCGGCTGATCGCCCAGCGCGGGTAA
- a CDS encoding Mov34/MPN/PAD-1 family protein, with the protein MRLFRSSELLGIAADTLEFALEASRDTHPNEYMGFLRATDARDLGLERRGQVITDVLVIPGTTSTPESATVQEHMRPNSSRAVGSIHSHPNGVLRPSDADLATFHAGEVHIILGAPYDRDCWKAFDADGDPRDLDVLDVALPDDEAFFDFDQTDIDAELYDE; encoded by the coding sequence ATGCGACTGTTCCGGTCGAGCGAACTGCTCGGCATCGCGGCCGACACCCTCGAGTTCGCGCTGGAGGCCTCCCGGGACACCCATCCGAACGAGTACATGGGCTTCCTCCGGGCGACCGACGCCCGCGACCTCGGGCTGGAACGGCGGGGACAGGTCATCACCGACGTCCTCGTCATCCCGGGGACCACCTCCACCCCCGAGTCGGCGACCGTGCAGGAACACATGCGGCCCAACTCCTCGCGCGCCGTCGGCTCGATCCACTCGCACCCGAACGGCGTCCTCCGGCCCTCCGACGCGGATCTGGCGACGTTCCACGCCGGCGAGGTCCACATCATCCTCGGGGCGCCGTACGACCGCGACTGCTGGAAGGCGTTCGACGCCGACGGCGACCCGCGCGACCTCGACGTGCTCGACGTCGCGCTCCCCGACGACGAGGCGTTCTTCGACTTCGACCAGACCGACATCGACGCGGAGCTGTACGATGAGTGA
- a CDS encoding DHH family phosphoesterase: protein MTDSAAGRSGENGEGDSRPVVYELDPACTITDVEVGARYTAVVNGVVDYGVFVDVSEEVSGLLHESNLDGATFDVGDELVVLLEELKENGDVSFDLADVDLDDADVLGVAHEPEITPVADGRVGDHVTVEGEITQIKQTGGPTIFHVADESGVLAAAAFEEAGVRAYPAVEIGDVVRIAGTVEKHDGANQLEVDDVTVLDGETAAAARERLDEAVAERAEPEPVDPLVEWEAFEKLRPELEDLARTLRRTVLEGRPIRIRHHADGDGMCAAIPVQLALENFIEAVHEGDDAARHTLKRLPSKAPFYEMEDVTRDLNFALEGRARHGQKLPFLLMLDNGSTEEDVPAYKNLAHYDVPIAVVDHHHPDPEAVDDLLDHHVNPYIHGEDYRITTGMMCVELARLIDPSVTDELRHVPAVAGLSDRSKADVMTEYLALAETAGYDRDDVEDIGEALDYAAHWLRYSEGKTLVNDVLDVGSDDAERHRDLVEFLSTRAARDVEEQLDAVEPHVEHERLDSDAHLYRIDLENFAKRFTYPAPGKTTGELHDRKVRATGEPVITIGYGPDFAVLRSDGVRLDIPQMVTELNEEVVGGGVSGGGHLVVGSIKFVEGRREDVIDALVEKMADAELDEELSTTIELDD, encoded by the coding sequence ATGACTGATTCCGCCGCCGGACGGTCCGGCGAGAACGGGGAGGGGGATTCCCGACCCGTGGTCTACGAACTCGATCCCGCGTGTACGATCACCGACGTCGAGGTCGGGGCACGCTACACCGCGGTCGTCAACGGCGTGGTCGACTACGGCGTCTTCGTCGACGTCTCCGAGGAGGTCTCCGGCCTGCTCCACGAGTCGAACCTCGACGGCGCGACGTTCGACGTCGGCGACGAACTCGTCGTCCTGCTGGAGGAGCTGAAGGAGAACGGCGACGTGTCGTTCGACCTAGCCGACGTCGACCTCGACGACGCGGACGTGCTCGGCGTCGCGCACGAACCGGAGATCACCCCGGTCGCCGACGGCCGTGTCGGCGACCACGTCACGGTGGAGGGGGAGATCACCCAGATCAAACAGACCGGCGGTCCGACCATCTTCCACGTCGCCGACGAGTCCGGCGTGCTCGCGGCCGCGGCGTTCGAGGAGGCCGGCGTCCGCGCGTACCCGGCCGTCGAGATCGGCGACGTCGTCAGGATCGCCGGCACCGTGGAGAAACACGACGGCGCCAACCAGCTCGAAGTCGACGACGTGACCGTCCTCGACGGGGAGACGGCCGCGGCCGCCCGCGAGCGCCTCGACGAGGCGGTGGCCGAGCGCGCCGAGCCGGAGCCGGTCGACCCGCTCGTCGAGTGGGAGGCGTTCGAGAAGCTCCGTCCGGAACTGGAAGACCTCGCCCGGACGCTCCGCCGGACGGTGTTGGAGGGGCGCCCCATCCGCATCCGCCACCACGCCGACGGCGACGGCATGTGCGCGGCCATCCCGGTCCAACTCGCGCTGGAGAACTTCATCGAGGCGGTCCACGAGGGCGACGACGCCGCGCGCCACACGCTCAAGCGCCTCCCGAGCAAGGCGCCGTTCTACGAGATGGAGGACGTCACCCGCGACCTCAACTTCGCGCTGGAGGGGCGCGCCCGCCACGGGCAGAAGCTCCCGTTCCTCCTCATGCTCGACAACGGGTCGACCGAGGAGGACGTCCCCGCGTACAAGAACCTCGCCCACTACGACGTGCCCATCGCCGTCGTCGACCACCACCACCCCGACCCCGAGGCCGTCGACGACCTGCTCGACCACCACGTCAACCCCTACATCCACGGCGAGGACTACCGCATCACCACGGGGATGATGTGCGTCGAACTCGCGCGCCTCATCGACCCGAGCGTCACGGACGAACTCCGCCACGTCCCCGCCGTCGCGGGGCTGTCGGACCGCTCGAAGGCCGACGTGATGACGGAGTACCTCGCGCTCGCGGAGACGGCGGGCTACGACCGCGACGACGTCGAGGACATCGGCGAGGCGCTCGACTACGCCGCCCACTGGCTGCGCTACAGCGAGGGGAAGACGCTCGTGAACGACGTGCTCGACGTCGGCTCCGACGACGCCGAGCGTCACCGCGACCTCGTCGAGTTCCTCTCGACGCGCGCGGCCCGCGACGTCGAAGAACAGCTCGACGCCGTCGAGCCGCACGTCGAACACGAGCGGCTCGACTCCGACGCGCACCTGTACCGCATCGACCTGGAGAACTTCGCCAAGCGGTTCACCTACCCCGCGCCGGGGAAGACGACCGGCGAACTCCACGACCGGAAGGTCCGGGCGACGGGCGAACCGGTGATAACCATCGGCTACGGGCCGGACTTCGCCGTCCTCCGGAGCGACGGCGTGCGCCTCGACATCCCGCAGATGGTCACCGAACTGAACGAGGAGGTGGTCGGCGGCGGCGTCTCCGGCGGCGGCCACCTCGTCGTCGGCTCGATCAAGTTCGTCGAGGGGCGCCGCGAGGACGTCATCGACGCGCTCGTCGAGAAGATGGCCGACGCCGAACTCGACGAGGAGCTGTCGACGACGATCGAACTCGACGACTGA